A window of the Salarias fasciatus chromosome 7, fSalaFa1.1, whole genome shotgun sequence genome harbors these coding sequences:
- the LOC115391821 gene encoding cytochrome c oxidase subunit 5A, mitochondrial-like: protein MFRAAVRLSLSGVRSLTRTQPGCQAPLASRCYSHGKQETDEEFDARWVTYFNKPDIDAWELRKGMNTLIGYDLVPEPKILEAALRACRRLDDLASAVRILEAVKDKAGPHKDIYPYLIQELRPTLDELGISTPEELGIDKV from the exons ATGTTCAGAGCCGCCGTCCGACTTTCGCTCTCCGGGGTCCGGAGTTTAACCCGCACGCAACCGGGCTGCCAAG CTCCCTTGGCCTCAAGGTGCTACTCGCATGGGAAGCAGGAGACCGATGAGGAGTTTGACGCTCGCTGGGTCACTTATTTCAACAAACCAGACATTGATGCATGGGAGCTGAGAAAAG GGATGAACACATTGATTGGGTACGATTTGGTGCCGGAGCCAAAGATCCTGGAGGCTGCTCTGAGAGCCTGCAGGAGGTTAGACGACTTGGCCAGCGCCGTCCGAATTTTGGAAGCTGTGAAG GATAAAGCCGGCCCTCATAAAGATATCTACCCGTACCTCATCCAGGAGCTGCGGCCGACATTAGACGAGCTGGGCATCTCCACACCTGAGGAGCTCGGCATTGATAAAGTCTAG